TTTCCAGTTTACATTTGTGACCAATATCACGACGATTTTAATATTGTATATCATCATACCtatctgaaaaaaatattgcatgAATTTGGATGGATTTCAGACTAAACAAGATTCAGAGAAACTTGCTCGTGGATTTATTTTCAGCAGGCTGGattactggaaaaaaacaaacacttgacATATCTGAGTTGATGTGTAATTGAATTGAAATAATATGGTGATTTCaagttttgaaataaaaactggaGTCTATTCTGACTTTCTGAGATGTGATCAACCTGGATACAAACCAGAGTCGATGTCATTGGCCACGACATGAGCGGCTCCACTGAGTTTAGCAGCGATGGCTGAAGCTCCACAGCCGCTCCCCAGATCCAGGACGGTTTTACCCCGACACACCTCGGGATGATCCAGGAGATACCTTCAAAAATAAAGAGGTATCAAAAATCTGCAGGCACAATCAACTGCTGACACTTGTGTTCTTACCTGGACAGTGCCTGTCCTCCGGGCCAGTATATGGCCCAGTACGGGTCCTGGAAGGGCCAGAGGTCAGGCTTCTCTCTCCAGAATCTGCAGGCCGGTGTGAGTAATCTCAGCTGGATCTCAGGGGTCAGACTCTGCTCTCCAAcaatctctgtgttttctgtgataaATGTCCTGATGTGTTCCTCAGATTGACCAGTTTGTGAGGCATATCTAAAATTATGTGGCTGTGCAAACAGTCTAAATATTTTAACACTGCAGGCAAATGTTTTAGGATTGACTAGACCCAACATCATGTTTCTTAAAGAACACTTTCAGCAGCTATTTTTATTCACCTTCATGGGAAATTTCGATTATGTTCAGCCATTGTCATTGTATCATACTGGAAATGCGCAAACGTCTGTGTCACAACATGGCCCAAACCAAGAAAATAATCGCATTTAAACTCTATATGTCACAAGACAACGACCCCATTGACTCTAGACACACGTTGccccaaaacaaaagaatagTCCCATTAAAACTAATTCTATTAAGATGAATGTAAATAGATCGTCATCGTATCACACCGCGACTAAGTCAACTTACTCTTATATGTCACAACACGACCCGAACCGAGAGAATAATCCAATTAAAACTGTATGTCACAACAAAAAACTCGGAGCACCGCTCCAATCCACGGCGATTTTCCACACGAGTTCAAAATAGAATCGGACAAACGTTCCGTTCGGGACGTCGTCCCCTCGGAAAATGGGATGCAACTTCAGTTCCGCTTTAAAAGGTTCCTACAAAACAGTGGAATACTGGAAATCTTTAGATGCCCGAATGGTTTTATATTTACATGTTGATATCCGATCAtgagttttaattttaaaatgtaagttacattttatttaacaaagaTCTTGTccagaaataaaaaatacacaatgtTAATAATGATGTTATAatcttttatttacattcaatTCCTATGATTAAAAACTAATCTTGTTAAATTGTAATTTTTGGTTGACTTCTCTCTAGAATCTATTTAATCTCACAAATCTGCTAAAtatattaaaggaatactccacccaaaaaacgatttggcctcattttctactcaccctcatgctgagaaacactctggagcacttttttgacgtttcaaatgcagttggagatgtttggggattttcgttgtcaacaaacagggaccgacagagcccgacagaaaaaatggtccataaaatccacaaaacgttcccattttccttcatactgctcgtccgctgtaatccaagtgtcctgagcgcgtagcgtccataattaattcttaacgaggtcatttagtacattttaagagcccaaacagggcgctctcacacagctccattgcatgtctgcgcgcgcaccctgaactacgga
Above is a window of Salarias fasciatus chromosome 7, fSalaFa1.1, whole genome shotgun sequence DNA encoding:
- the etfbkmt gene encoding electron transfer flavoprotein beta subunit lysine methyltransferase, with product MMLGLVNPKTFACSVKIFRLFAQPHNFRYASQTGQSEEHIRTFITENTEIVGEQSLTPEIQLRLLTPACRFWREKPDLWPFQDPYWAIYWPGGQALSRYLLDHPEVCRGKTVLDLGSGCGASAIAAKLSGAAHVVANDIDSVAAVATHLNCELNGLEPIFSVTDNLIGSEPESFDLILLGDMFYDEALATSLHGWLDRCIEIHGTRVLIGDPGRAQFESHVIRQLLHQQAHFELPESVREENYGLTCSSVWSYRSEV